A genomic window from Quercus lobata isolate SW786 chromosome 10, ValleyOak3.0 Primary Assembly, whole genome shotgun sequence includes:
- the LOC115962439 gene encoding zinc finger BED domain-containing protein RICESLEEPER 1-like, whose translation MLSTALIYKDVFSRLAKRETSYTCLPYDHDWEVAKDICGRLELFYSVTEFFSGRKYPTTNMYFSLVCELKIALNEWSLSSSEMISTMAESMLAKFNSYWANVSVVMAVSVILDPRYKMKLLEFYYPSIYGVNSDLEIEKIKNLCYDLLDEYGDVDESPVDNEGSSHMPASTSNQVAQIKFRLIGSMSRFDGFVNNSSSSSKKHGSGRMEFDHFIDEGVLKRSEDFDILAWWKNNGLKYPTLQRIARDILAIPVTTVASEAAFSTSGRLLSPHRSRLHPKTIEAMMCAQNWLWSEINGSSIIPGDSTFQSILNDGEPNEDDGSCATIDGSCITVDED comes from the exons ATGCTTTCTACTGCATTGATTTATAAAGATGTTTTCTCGCGTTTGGCTAAACGTGAAACATCTTATACTTGTTTGCCATATGATCATGATTGGGAGGTAGCCAAAGATATTTGTGGGAGGTTGGAGTTGTTTTATAGTGTGACTGAGTTTTTCTCTGGTCGTAAGTACCCCACAactaatatgtatttttctttggtgTGTGAGTTGAAAATTGCATTGAATGAATGGAGTTTGTCTTCAAGTGAGATGATAAGTACGATGGCCGAAAGCATGCTTgctaaatttaattcttattggGCTAATGTTAGTGTTGTTATGGCTGTTTCTGTTATCTTAGATCCAAGATATAAGATGAAGTTATTGGAGTTTTATTATCCTAGCATTTATGGTGTTAATTCTGATTTggagattgaaaaaattaagaatctttGTTATGATTTGCTTGATGAGTATGGAGATGTAGATGAGTCTCCTGTAGATAATGAAGGAAGTTCTCATATGCCTGCAAGTACTTCAAATCAAGTGgcacaaataaaatttaggttGATTGGGTCAATGTCAAGGTTTGATGGGTTTGTGAACAATAGTTCAAGTAGTTCAAAGAAACATGGGAGTGGTAGAATGGAATTTGATCATTTCATTGATGAGGGAGTGTTGAAGAGGAGTGAAGACTTCGATATTTTGGCATGGTGGAAAAATAATGGTCTCAAGTATCCTACTTTACAAAGGATTGCAAGAGATATTTTAGCTATTCCCGTCACAACTGTTGCTTCAGAAGCTGCCTTTAGCACTAGTGGGAGACTTTTAAGTCCACACCGCAGTAGGCTACATCCCAAGACTATAGAGGCAATGATGTGTGCTCAGAATTGGTTATGGAGTGAAATCAACG GTTCTTCAATTATACCTGGAGATAGTACATTTCAATCCATTCTTAATGATGGGGAGCCAAATGAAGATGATGGGAGTTGTGCCACAATTGATGGGAGTTGCATAACAGTTGATGAAgattaa